From the Ictalurus furcatus strain D&B chromosome 19, Billie_1.0, whole genome shotgun sequence genome, one window contains:
- the LOC128623306 gene encoding protein kinase C epsilon type-like, translated as KNPEDFNFLSVLERGRFGKVILSELSGTNEAYTLKMMKKDRILAHDIVNITLTERRILVLPSKHPYLTHLFCSFQTTENVCFVMEYVNGGDLSHHIARSRGFDEHRSQFYAAEITCALMFLHHNGIVHRYLKPENILLDADGHCKLADFGLCKETFEDVEMTFCGTPNYMAPKLIQGLKCSTSVYWWALGVIMFEMMTGCKPFVIENLWNLFDSIKHDKLKYPSKLSRKAVSILKAFLKKDPKTRLGCVKSRRGWEEAIKVHPYFKSINWLLLEQRKVTPPFKPLIIAKRDVDNFNHVFTCEDLKLSRVNNDVTDEFSQEMFQGFSFVNNMY; from the coding sequence AAGAACCCGGAGGACTTCAACTTCCTCAGCGTGCTCGAAAGGGGTAGATTCGGCAAGGTCATTCTGTCCGAACTCAGCGGCACCAATGAGGCTTACactctgaagatgatgaagaaagACAGGATTCTGGCACATGACATCGTCAACATTACTCTTACAGAGAGACGTATCCTGGTTCTGCCCAGCAAGCACCCCTACCTGACACACCTTTTCTGCAGCTTCCAGACCACTGAGAATGTCTGCTTCGTTATGGAGTATGTGAATGGAGGTGATCTTTCACATCACATAGCACGCTCACGTGGATTTGATGAACACCGCTCCCAATTTTATGCTGCTGAGATCACCTGTGCTCTCATGTTCCTGCACCACAATGGGATCGTTCATCGATATCTCAAACCCGAGAACATCCTCTTGGATGCGGATGGCCACTGCAAGCTTGCAGACTTTGGGTTGTGTAAAGAAACCTTTGAAGATGTCGAGATGACATTCTGTGGCACACCCAACTACATGGCACCGAAGTTGATACAGGGACTGAAATGCAGCACATCAGTGTATTGGTGGGCCCTGGGTGTTATAATGTTTGAGATGATGACGGGCTGCAAGCCGTTTGttattgaaaacctgtggaacCTTTTTGATTCCATCAAACATGATAAACTGAAATACCCATCAAAGCTCAGCAGAAAGGCAGTCAGCATCCTAAAAGCCTTCCTGAAGAAGGACCCCAAGACTCGGCTTGGCTGTGTGAAGTCCCGCCGAGGCTGGGAGGAAGCCATCAAAGTTCATCCGTACTTTAAATCGATCAACTGGCTGCTGCTGGAACAGAGGAAGGTCACGCCCCCTTTCAAACCATTAATTATAGCAAAGAGGGACGTCGATAACTTTAACCATGTTTTCACCTGTGAGGATCTCAAGCTGTCTCGAGTGAATAATGACGTCACGGATGAGTTCAGCCAAGAGATGTTTCAGGGCTTCTCCTTCGTTAACAACATGTATTAA